From a single Candidatus Kryptoniota bacterium genomic region:
- the alaS gene encoding alanine--tRNA ligase, whose translation MNSNEVRESFVKFFESHGHRFVPSSPVVPYDDPTLLFTNAGMNQFKDIFLGKGKRDYTRAANYQKCIRVSGKHNDLEEVGHDTYHHTFFEMLGNWSFGDYYKKEAIGWAWELLTEVWKLPKDKLYATVFETDDEAADIWKRVTDIPNDRVLKFGAKHNFWEMGETGPCGPCSEIHIDLGEGLCSKNHSHRVNTDGCGRFIELWNLVFIQYNRNSSGELETLPAKHVDTGMGFERVVAVLQGKNSNYDTDLFTPIIERISQLSGKKYEGEHNQVAMRVIADHVRALTFAIADNANPSNEGRGYVLRRILRRASRYARNLEMHEPFIYKLVDVLVTKMGGAYPEIAKAQRRIADVIKSEEENFNLTLDRGLEIFEDVVGRIRTAGRKVIPGEDVFKLYDTYGFPADLTSLIANERGLSIDSAGFEKLMQVQQERSRTAGRKNVNVILPDDGTLKQLVGNSKTEFTGYDSTEDRAKVVGMKKVGNEDYVLLDRTPFYAESGGQVDDTGNLIAGGREIPILDLVKVDDRIVHVVDGNPGDTLHSGEEVFAKVDAKRRLEIMRNHSATHLLHAALRKVLGTHVHQAGSLVDPNHLRFDFAHHKKVTPEELREIENIVNDKVLERIELLHHRNIPYEQAKKMGALAFFGDKYGDKVNVVQFGDFSMEFCGGTHVRNTSEIGIFKVTSESSIASGVRRVEAVTGTGVEHVISDLKSQIQEKEKESEELSERIKALEQELNDHRYKIAVDRIEQLIREGNGRTEIDGVKIFCAHIDVSSDEELKELADHVRSKSIASVIVLGSRIRDKVSLVAVVSAAAIGEKKLHAGKIVGEVARKVGGGGGGRPDFATAGGKDQSKIDEALKSVPEIVRQYLK comes from the coding sequence ATGAATTCTAACGAAGTCAGAGAAAGTTTTGTAAAGTTTTTTGAAAGCCACGGGCATAGATTCGTGCCGAGCTCTCCTGTCGTTCCTTACGACGACCCGACGCTTCTCTTCACGAACGCGGGCATGAACCAGTTCAAGGACATATTTCTCGGAAAAGGGAAACGTGATTATACTCGTGCGGCAAATTACCAGAAATGCATCAGGGTGAGCGGGAAGCATAACGATCTGGAAGAAGTTGGGCATGACACGTACCATCATACATTCTTCGAGATGTTGGGAAACTGGTCGTTCGGAGATTACTACAAGAAAGAGGCGATTGGATGGGCATGGGAACTCCTGACGGAAGTCTGGAAACTCCCAAAGGACAAACTCTACGCTACCGTATTTGAAACCGATGACGAGGCAGCGGATATATGGAAAAGAGTTACAGATATCCCAAATGACCGCGTCCTCAAGTTCGGTGCGAAACACAATTTTTGGGAAATGGGTGAAACCGGGCCTTGCGGACCGTGTTCCGAAATACACATCGATCTCGGCGAGGGGTTGTGCTCTAAGAATCACTCGCATCGAGTCAATACCGACGGCTGCGGACGGTTCATCGAGCTTTGGAATCTTGTCTTCATTCAATATAACCGTAACTCTTCGGGTGAATTGGAGACTCTCCCCGCGAAACACGTTGACACCGGCATGGGGTTCGAGAGGGTCGTCGCGGTGCTTCAGGGTAAGAATTCGAACTACGACACGGATCTCTTCACCCCGATCATCGAGCGGATTTCGCAGCTTTCCGGAAAAAAATACGAAGGTGAGCACAATCAGGTCGCGATGCGCGTTATCGCCGACCACGTTCGTGCTCTCACATTCGCCATCGCGGATAACGCGAACCCGTCGAACGAAGGACGAGGTTATGTTCTCAGGAGGATATTGAGAAGGGCGTCACGCTATGCGCGCAATCTGGAAATGCACGAGCCGTTCATTTATAAACTCGTGGATGTGCTCGTCACCAAAATGGGTGGTGCATACCCGGAGATCGCGAAGGCACAAAGGAGAATTGCCGACGTCATAAAGTCTGAAGAGGAGAATTTCAATCTGACTCTCGACCGCGGTCTCGAGATATTCGAGGACGTTGTCGGCAGGATTCGCACCGCCGGCCGAAAAGTAATTCCAGGTGAAGATGTCTTCAAGTTGTACGATACTTACGGTTTTCCCGCCGATCTCACGAGCCTGATTGCGAATGAACGCGGACTCTCGATTGATTCGGCAGGGTTCGAGAAGCTGATGCAGGTACAGCAGGAAAGATCGCGGACCGCAGGCAGAAAAAACGTGAATGTGATCCTGCCGGATGACGGCACTCTTAAACAACTCGTCGGCAATTCGAAGACCGAGTTTACAGGTTATGATTCGACTGAAGACCGCGCGAAAGTCGTCGGGATGAAGAAAGTCGGGAACGAAGACTACGTCCTTCTCGACAGGACGCCATTTTACGCTGAATCAGGAGGGCAGGTCGACGATACCGGGAACCTCATCGCGGGTGGAAGAGAAATTCCGATTCTCGATCTTGTAAAAGTCGATGACCGCATTGTTCACGTCGTCGATGGTAATCCGGGCGACACACTCCATTCCGGTGAGGAAGTCTTTGCGAAAGTGGACGCGAAGCGCAGGCTTGAGATCATGCGCAACCACAGCGCCACGCATCTTTTACACGCAGCTCTCAGAAAAGTTCTCGGCACCCACGTCCACCAGGCCGGCTCTCTCGTGGACCCGAATCACCTCAGGTTCGATTTTGCACATCATAAAAAAGTGACGCCCGAAGAGTTGAGAGAGATCGAAAACATAGTGAACGATAAAGTACTCGAACGTATTGAACTCTTGCATCACAGAAATATCCCTTATGAGCAGGCGAAGAAGATGGGTGCCCTTGCTTTCTTCGGAGACAAATACGGCGACAAAGTAAATGTTGTCCAGTTCGGCGACTTCTCGATGGAATTCTGTGGTGGAACGCATGTCCGGAACACAAGCGAAATAGGTATCTTCAAGGTGACCAGCGAGTCGAGTATTGCAAGCGGTGTGCGCCGCGTCGAAGCCGTAACTGGAACAGGCGTAGAACACGTGATCTCGGACTTGAAGAGTCAGATCCAGGAGAAAGAAAAGGAAAGTGAAGAATTATCCGAACGCATCAAGGCTCTCGAACAGGAGCTGAACGATCATAGATATAAGATTGCGGTCGACAGGATTGAACAGCTTATCAGGGAAGGTAACGGTCGGACAGAAATCGATGGCGTGAAGATTTTTTGCGCGCATATTGACGTAAGTTCAGATGAAGAATTGAAAGAGCTGGCTGACCACGTCAGATCCAAATCGATCGCTTCCGTGATCGTACTTGGAAGCAGGATCCGCGACAAAGTAAGCCTGGTAGCGGTCGTTTCTGCTGCCGCGATCGGCGAAAAGAAATTGCATGCCGGAAAAATCGTCGGTGAGGTCGCACGGAAAGTCGGCGGCGGCGGCGGCGGCAGACCTGATTTCGCGACGGCCGGAGGCAAGGACCAATCGAAAATTGATGAAGCTCTAAAAAGCGTTCCTGAAATCGTCAGACAATACTTAAAATAG
- a CDS encoding geranylgeranylglyceryl/heptaprenylglyceryl phosphate synthase — MKIYDYLLEVREQNGAGFLLLLDPDKLANEDLGRVVRHAQDAGVDAFLVGSSLLTRDVFEKVLTDMKKNSKIPVVIFPGSLFQISGQADAILFLSVLASRNIDLIIGNHVHAAPLIKQHRLETIPTAYLLVESGKMTSAHFMSDSFPIPREKPEIAAAYSMAAEMFGMKMVYLEAGSGALYSVPPEMVRMVSKSVGVPIAVGGGIKNPETANELARAGASFVVTGNFFEEDGHADLLKEFARAVHFRKPQGVIV, encoded by the coding sequence ATGAAGATCTACGACTATCTACTTGAGGTCCGCGAGCAAAACGGAGCAGGTTTCCTGCTTCTCCTCGATCCGGACAAACTCGCCAATGAAGATCTCGGGCGAGTGGTCAGACATGCGCAGGATGCCGGCGTAGATGCGTTCCTTGTCGGCAGCAGCCTCCTTACACGCGATGTCTTTGAGAAAGTCCTCACAGACATGAAAAAGAATTCTAAGATCCCTGTCGTGATTTTTCCGGGAAGCTTGTTCCAGATCTCCGGGCAGGCAGACGCGATCCTGTTCCTCTCCGTCCTGGCCTCGAGGAACATAGACTTAATAATCGGTAACCATGTGCATGCAGCGCCTCTCATCAAGCAGCACCGGCTCGAGACGATTCCGACGGCGTATCTCCTGGTGGAGTCTGGAAAGATGACGTCGGCGCATTTCATGTCGGATAGTTTTCCCATCCCGCGCGAGAAACCGGAAATCGCGGCCGCTTACTCAATGGCGGCGGAAATGTTCGGGATGAAGATGGTCTATCTCGAAGCGGGCAGCGGCGCTCTGTATTCAGTCCCGCCCGAAATGGTGCGAATGGTTTCGAAATCCGTGGGTGTCCCCATCGCCGTCGGCGGCGGCATCAAGAATCCTGAAACTGCGAACGAATTGGCACGCGCAGGTGCGTCGTTCGTGGTTACGGGGAATTTTTTCGAGGAGGACGGACATGCTGATCTGTTGAAGGAGTTTGCGCGTGCGGTGCATTTCAGAAAACCGCAAGGAGTAATTGTCTGA
- a CDS encoding SIS domain-containing protein yields the protein MIDRSKFIRESLEESAATKKAILNSCFDQISRAVTVIRDALKNDRKILFCGNGGSAADSQHLATEFTIRLNHEIKRKGLPAISLTTDTSALTAGGNDLGFENTYARLVEALGRNGDVIVVISTSGNSENIIRAADKARQQGLFVIGFLGKDGGRLKAKCDLPIVIPSDNTQRIQEGHITIGHIISELVELELYAGQA from the coding sequence ATGATCGACCGAAGCAAATTTATCCGTGAGTCACTGGAAGAAAGTGCCGCGACAAAAAAGGCGATCCTTAACTCATGCTTCGACCAGATCTCGAGGGCGGTAACAGTGATAAGAGATGCCCTTAAGAACGACAGGAAGATCCTCTTTTGCGGGAACGGCGGCAGCGCGGCGGATTCCCAACACCTCGCAACTGAATTCACAATTCGACTGAACCACGAAATCAAGCGAAAGGGACTTCCCGCGATCTCTCTTACGACCGACACGTCAGCTCTCACGGCAGGCGGAAACGATCTGGGTTTTGAAAATACATATGCGCGCCTTGTCGAAGCGCTCGGGCGAAACGGAGACGTGATCGTGGTGATCTCCACCAGCGGCAATTCCGAAAATATAATCCGGGCCGCCGATAAAGCGCGGCAACAAGGACTGTTTGTGATCGGCTTCCTTGGAAAAGATGGGGGTAGGCTCAAGGCGAAATGCGATCTCCCAATCGTTATCCCTTCGGACAATACTCAGCGCATCCAGGAGGGACATATTACAATCGGACATATTATCTCGGAACTTGTTGAGCTGGAGCTGTACGCCGGACAAGCGTGA
- a CDS encoding 4a-hydroxytetrahydrobiopterin dehydratase: MKLKKPEIDARLAKLPGWRLAEDSIVKDYKLKDFQEAMGFVIKIALAAEKMEHHPDMTIEYNRVKIILTTHSEEGLTTKDFDLAEKIEKFSGA, translated from the coding sequence ATGAAACTTAAGAAACCTGAGATAGACGCGAGACTTGCCAAGCTGCCAGGCTGGCGGTTGGCTGAGGATTCGATAGTAAAAGATTATAAGTTGAAAGATTTTCAGGAAGCTATGGGATTCGTAATCAAGATAGCTCTCGCCGCTGAGAAGATGGAACACCATCCGGACATGACGATAGAATACAATCGTGTCAAGATAATACTGACGACCCATAGCGAGGAAGGTCTGACCACGAAAGACTTCGACCTCGCCGAAAAAATCGAGAAATTCAGCGGAGCATAA